In Proteiniborus ethanoligenes, one genomic interval encodes:
- a CDS encoding glycosyltransferase family 4 protein, whose amino-acid sequence MKILHLISGGDTGGAKTHVLALLSQLQKQIDVKIICLMKEDFYYEAKERGINIEVFQQRKRYDLFVVKRIINEIKTDGYEIIHCHGARANFVASLVKLRYKIPVVTTIHSDYKLDFQDNTYKNLVYTKINSLALKFMDYYIGVSDSFKSMLINRGFNPDLVFTVYNGIDMSLPNKITNKHEFLERYNIIAEEDTILIGILARLHPVKGIDVLLKGAKRVLVKRQNVKFLIGGDGAEDEKLKELAEGLGIRENIHFLGFINEPNSFFNMIDINTVTSYSESFPYVIMEGGAFKKPIVASNVGGIGDLVIQGETGFLFEAGDDEGLAEQLMKLIDNEDLRRKLGEELYKAVREKYSAESMANSHITIYRKILDRQVK is encoded by the coding sequence ATGAAAATATTACATTTAATAAGTGGAGGAGATACAGGAGGGGCAAAAACTCATGTTTTAGCTCTTTTGTCCCAGCTTCAAAAGCAAATAGATGTGAAGATAATATGCCTTATGAAGGAAGATTTTTATTATGAGGCAAAGGAAAGAGGAATAAACATAGAAGTTTTTCAACAGAGGAAGAGATATGATTTATTTGTAGTTAAAAGAATTATAAATGAGATAAAGACTGATGGGTATGAAATAATTCATTGTCATGGAGCCCGTGCAAATTTTGTTGCCTCTTTAGTCAAGCTTCGATATAAAATTCCTGTGGTGACTACTATACACAGTGATTATAAACTGGATTTTCAAGATAATACCTATAAAAACCTAGTTTATACTAAGATAAATTCCTTAGCACTTAAGTTTATGGATTATTATATAGGAGTTTCTGATAGCTTTAAAAGCATGCTTATTAATAGAGGCTTTAATCCGGATCTAGTATTTACTGTTTACAATGGCATAGATATGAGCTTACCAAACAAAATAACAAATAAGCACGAATTTTTAGAAAGGTATAATATTATAGCTGAGGAAGATACTATATTAATAGGAATTTTAGCTAGATTACATCCTGTAAAAGGAATAGATGTGCTTTTAAAAGGGGCTAAGAGAGTCCTTGTTAAAAGACAAAATGTAAAGTTTCTAATTGGCGGTGATGGAGCTGAGGACGAAAAATTGAAAGAGCTTGCGGAGGGGCTTGGAATAAGAGAAAATATTCACTTTTTAGGCTTTATTAATGAACCAAATAGCTTTTTTAATATGATTGATATAAATACAGTAACCTCCTATAGCGAAAGCTTTCCATATGTAATAATGGAAGGTGGAGCCTTTAAAAAACCAATAGTAGCCTCAAATGTAGGAGGCATTGGAGACTTAGTTATCCAAGGAGAGACGGGATTTTTATTTGAGGCCGGAGATGATGAAGGATTAGCAGAACAGCTAATGAAGCTTATTGACAATGAAGATTTAAGAAGAAAGCTAGGAGAAGAGCTATATAAAGCTGTTCGTGAAAAGTATTCAGCTGAAAGCATGGCAAATAGCCATATAACCATATATAGAAAAATCTTAGACAGGCAGGTGAAATAA